Within Leptospira dzoumogneensis, the genomic segment GGTTTACTTTTACGTTCTAGAGAAGCAGGACATATGAAACGTCTTTCAGTTCGTTTAGGAGATGATGTTCGTACGAATAGTGAAACAGTTTTAGGAGTTACTAAATTCGGAAAGGATGTGGATTTTTCCAGGGGAGTTGCGATTACTTCTTCTATTCATCCGGATGAACATACACATATAGAACCGGTCCGTTATTCTAAAGGTTCCGACTTTTTTGGAACTCTTGCGAGCGTCTTGACCGATGGTGGAGGACTCTTTCCTAGACCTCTTAAATATTTTTTTACAATGTTCACTCAACCTATTTATTTTTTGAAAGCATCGTGGCCTTTCGGTTTTGCTAAAAATTCTCTTATTCTTCTAGTCATGCAAACATTGGATAATAAGGTAAAGTTAGTTAGACAAAGAAGAATGTCCTGGCCTTTCGAGAAGTCAATGACCTCCACTATCAGTTCGGGCGAGAAAGTACCTTCTTATATTCCGATCGCAAACCAAACAGCTAGACAGGTTGCGAAGAAGATAGGAGGTATTCCTAGAAGTTCATTAAATGATGTTCTTTTGAATGCACCTATCACCGGGCATATCATGGGCGGTTGTGTAATGGGTTCCGATCCGGAAGAAGGTGTGATCGATTTTGAGAACAAGGTTTACGGTTATAAAAATTTAAGAGTTTGTGACAGTTCTATGATCCCTGTGAACCTAGGAGTAAATCCTTCTCTTTCGATAACTGCAATGACTGAAAGAGCAATGTCCATGATCCCTCCCAAAGAGAATAAGCCGGTCTCTAGTTTTGAATTTGAAAAACAATTCGGGATCACATCCGTAGTGTTTCCTAAAATCTGATCCGAAAACGATAGACCTAGACTTAGCTAAAAGAAATTCTCTCCGTATCGGACATCACCGATCCGGAGAAGGATTTTGAGCCTATTAAAAGAAAGTCTAAAGGATTTTTTTCAAACTAAAAAGGATTGGATCTCTTTCGGGGGAGTGTTCTTTCTATTTTTGATTTTCTGGTCTTATAATTATTCCTTTCGATTTGCTCCGCTTTTTACCCAGGCTCTAAAAGATAATCAGATAGGTTTAAGCCTATTTTACTTTTTATTTTTTGCCGCAGGTGCAATGGTCATCTATCCGATCGTTCTCGCATTTTATGGAAAACTAAACGAATTCAAACCTTCTATTCCTTTGATCTTAGGTTATGTAGTTGTTCTTGCAATCGTATGTTCCGCAAGGATCAGAGATTCTGAATTATTCCGCTGGGCGGGTTCTTCTTCCGTAGAGATTGCAATGCTTACTCTGAATTATGTAGGGACTATCCTTGCGTACACTGCATTACCTTTGGCTTGGATCCTTCTCCGCAAAAATTCTCCTGACAGATTTTTAGGACTAAGTAGATCTCCAAAGTTCGGTGAGGTATTATTCTTATTAGGATTGATGCTTCCTGTAATTGCGATCGCATCCTTCTCCCTTTCTTTTCTTTCCGTTTATCCTAGATTTGCAGGAAGACTGTCGGACGGTTATTTGATCTATCCTCCCGCTTTATGGATCATTCTGTTCGAAATTTCTTATGCAGCAGACTTTGCGGTTTTAGAAACTTTCTTTAGAGGGTTTATGGTTTTTCCTCTGGCTTCCAGAGCAGGAAGTAAACCTGCAGTTTTGGGCATGGCATTCATGTACGGCCTTTTACATTTTACAAAACCTTCTTTCGAGGCATTGGGTTCCTTTTTCGGAGGTTTTATCTTAGGAATGATCTCTTATCGGACTAAATCAGTATATGCAGGAATTTTGATACATATAGGTGTCGCGCTGGCAATGGAACTTGCCGCTACTTTGCAGTTTTTATATTTTATGGAATGATATTCTCCGGCTCAGATAGAACCGGAGACAAGACTCAAATTCGGATCGTATATCCGATATTATAGAAGAAGATCACATGAACTATATGCTGCTGCTGATAATGGTCCACCAAGGCCCTTTTTACCGCAGGATCATCCGATAAGGAAGAAAGATAGTTAACGATCAGTTCATTCTTATATCCATAAGCTTTCGCAGGATCGATAGTTAATCCATCGTTAGAATTACTATCCGGATACGCGCCGATATTCGGTGTATAAGTCGGATTATCCACCAATGCAGGTGTAGCTCTATACATCATATTCGCAGCGAAAAAAAACTTTCCATAATCGAATTGGAGTCTAGGGCTAATATCGCTGATCCCTTTTTTTCGATCCGTGTTATCGTTCACTTCCGCATAACCTACCACCAAACTTGGAGTGATCCTGAAAGTTTCACCTTTAAAAAATTCATGAGATAGAGTGAGACGATAATTATGAGTTCCTTGGAAAGTCCCGCCGTAATCGTTTAACATTTTATTGTTAATCGAGAACTGAGGATTGAGCCATTCCCAAAAAGGAGCCTTCCATCCGATCACCCAATATCCTCTCATTACATAAGTAGGATCGTTCTGATTGATGAATAAGAATCCAGCGGAGAATGTACCAAGTCTGGTCTCATGATCGTACATCGCTCTAGTGAAGACGTAATCAAAAAGCCCGTTTTTTTCCTTTCTGGTTTTTACTTCGTTCGGATCGAATTGTAAAGTTCCAGCGGCAAGTGACTTATCTAACAGATAAGTTTGATCAGGACCTCCGGGCGCGGATTGTAATCTCAGATCCGAGTCGGTGTTACTTCTGTCCACCAAAGGGTTCATAACGGTAAGCCCAAGTTTAAATTGTTTAGGCAAACCTAATATTTCCACGCTGGTAGTTAAGAAATAAGCTTCGTAAAAATCTTTGTAAGAAGTTCCGTTCCTTCTCGCCTGTCTTTCTCCGAATAGATCGGAACCTTGGAAGGCACCGTCATTGGATAAGGATTGAGAAAGTAAGATAGAATGTTCCGGAAGTGAATCTTTTGGAGAAGGCGTCTTGACCGCTCCAGTCGGAACACTTTCGTCGGAGGCAAATTC encodes:
- a CDS encoding CPBP family intramembrane glutamic endopeptidase, whose product is MSLLKESLKDFFQTKKDWISFGGVFFLFLIFWSYNYSFRFAPLFTQALKDNQIGLSLFYFLFFAAGAMVIYPIVLAFYGKLNEFKPSIPLILGYVVVLAIVCSARIRDSELFRWAGSSSVEIAMLTLNYVGTILAYTALPLAWILLRKNSPDRFLGLSRSPKFGEVLFLLGLMLPVIAIASFSLSFLSVYPRFAGRLSDGYLIYPPALWIILFEISYAADFAVLETFFRGFMVFPLASRAGSKPAVLGMAFMYGLLHFTKPSFEALGSFFGGFILGMISYRTKSVYAGILIHIGVALAMELAATLQFLYFME